A segment of the Trifolium pratense cultivar HEN17-A07 linkage group LG7, ARS_RC_1.1, whole genome shotgun sequence genome:
tgtaactCGCGAGCCGGCCCGCCCCGCCCCATGTCCGCCCCGCTTTTTAAGCGAGTTCGGCGGGACAGGCCAATTAAAGAGGTCGAGCTCAAAACTTAGGCTCAGCCCGCAAAAAATGACGAGACAAATGGGCCGGCCCAAAGAATTGGACCCATTTTGCCACGCCTAGAGATTAGTCGAGTCATCGCTAACTACGGTATAAacttcttaaaatattatataaaaaaaatactactattaAGTAAAATAAAAGACATTGGTACGTTGATGGCGGATACACATCAATAATTCTCCCCCCACGTCTGTCTCTCTCTCCAATTCAACGCACCGTTGTCTCTCTCTGTTCTGTTCTCTGTGACGTGACGTCCCATTCTCCATCtttcaaacaacaacaacattcaaCAAGTAACAACTTGTTCAACTTCAACCTCAAATTCATCATCTATTATTCATttatattgttaatttgttagtACATCTAAAACACAACACAATACCTACATTGTCCAACCAAACCTTACAAAACGTGTCAACAAATTCAACCCTTTTCTTCATACTTGTGTTTCTCCAATCACACACATTCTGATTTCATCATTCATCCCTTGTTCTACACGGAACCCAAATTTCGCTAATTAGGCTATTCTTCTCTACAAGGTGCATTCATTAATCAATCTGTtattattaatcaattaattaagaGTTAAAACGAAAATTCGATGAGATGAAACGGAGATTATGCATCTTTGTTGATGAATTTATTAAAAGGAACAAGACAAATGACAAAACCTAGTTATTTGGTTGTTTATGTCATTCTTCTTTGCGCTTTAGCCAAAGGAGGTTCAGAGGGTAAGAGGTGGAAAAATGAGGACTTTTATAGATATTATCTTGGAATAAAGGTACTATTTTCTGtatttcattcatttattaatcatttttattattagtattcTCAATGCATTAACCAAAATTGTACTTGTGAAGCACCAACACCTCTCTGATTAAGCGTGTCGCAGATTAAGCGTGTCACAGTGTCTGACACTCTTATAACATGTGTCAGACGACTCAGACAAGTGtcctaaaataatttattttgtgaatttTGTGAAGTCTACTATTATCTACCATgtaacttttgtcaaaaaaatttaatcttgCACTCCAAGGAATTTATTAAGGTTTTAAAGCATCttgatttaacaaaaatatGCCTAGTTAGTAGTTAACTTCAAGATTTAGGTAAAGAACATGTTGAACTAGTCCAATTATGTAAGTTTTGGTGTTAATTTGTTGTATGGTGGAGTTTTGGAATCGGAGCCGATATGAGGGTTCTCTTGAATTCTTGGAAAGCTATTCAAATTATGTGCCGTCTTGGTTGCATCTCCATCTCCTAGTCTGTTGTGTCATCGGATTAGTCGTGATTGTAGTGTTTGCATTTCTCTTCGGATGTCCGGTGGTCGTTTGTGGCTAGGACCGAGATCCCAAGAGGATGGTGTTAGCTATCCTTCTGCAATGCTTGGTCATACCTGCTgcagtttttcatttttctgtGTGTTTTATCAAATGGAGATGCTTGTTGAGTTAGGGTGTTGTGCTAGAGTTATAGTATCAAATGGTGTGGTCGGTGTTATGCTATCATTCTGTGTTTGGTTTTCTGCAAAGGAGGGTCTGTTATGTTTAGGTTTGGAGTAGCGTCTAGTGGCATCTTGGTGGCCTATCCTTGTTTTGATTGTGGCATAGGGGTGGACCTGTATTGGCTTGTAAAATTTTAGCATGCCTTGtgccttttttttaataaaattctttagccttttcaaaaaaaattgttgtatgATGGATTGTGTTCGTTCAATTGGTTGATACAGGCAGAGCAGATGTGGAAACATTGCAGGAATGAAATGATAGAGAGGAATTATGATATCGAATTTGACTTGCATTTATTGGATGAGATGGGCGAAAAGAGATCTAAATTTCTACCTCCCAATGTGAAACAACACTTTCTAGATTGCATCTTAAACAGAAATTTTCCTATTCCTGCTTCGGAACAAGAGGGATATTCGTTGAAGAAGCATTATGAGTCACTTTTTGGTTTATCAGATGGACATAGATATTTTCTCTCAGAGTTACAACATAATCAGACACCACCAAGTCCTGATTCTGTTCCATCATCTGGATCATCACCGAAGCCAAAAGGTCAAGTTGCAGCACAAGTCAATTTGACACCTCCAGCTCCTGGACTTCCATACGATGATTTTCTGCTCACTCCACCATTTGCACCACCACCTCCTTCTCGTGCTACTCTTGATGACGAGAAACAACGGAAATCAATTATTATTGCTGGAGTTGCATCAGGAATTATAATCTTAATAGGCTTGTTCTTATGCTATCGCGAGgtgaagaagagaaaaatatttGCGAGAGATGACAGGCCTTTACTCATATTAAGTGACTTCTCTGGTGGTATGTTTATGTTCGGCTTTCTATGATAACCTATAATCATTGATAATAGAAAAACATTTATGTTTAAATGTTTCTTTTGCATTTCAGGTAGTTCACAAAAGTCTACTGCTTTTGAAAATTCTGATATGAGAGAACATGGTATTAACTATGGAACAAATCCTTCTACTGTTAGGAATTTGCCCATTAAGCATGAAGTCAACAATGGTTCACTGAATGAGATAACATTATCAGATGACAAGGGACAAGTACCGGTGTCACAATTACAACATCCTCCAGGAAGATCAGCCCCTGAGGCTCCACCAACACCGCCGCCTCCACCACCTGCTCTTGCACCTCAGCCTCGGACTCGGACTCCACCTCCTCCAAAAATGTCTCAGGCTCCACCTGCTCCTCCCAAACCAATGGCAGGTAGAAACCAAAAATCACCTCTAGGACCACATCGTCGTACTAGTGATGACTCCGATGCTCCAAAACCTAAATTAAAGCCATTTTTCTGGGATAAGGTTTCAGCAAATCCTGATCAAGCTATGGTCTGGCATGAGATCAGAGCCGGGTCATTCCAGTAAGAAACATTTAAGTcatgttaaaatcaatttttccaTAGAATAATTGTAAAATTTATCAATATGATTGCTGAACCTTATAACAACTTACCAGGTTCAGTGAAGAGAAGATAGAGTCTTTATTTGGCTGCCCCAACCAGAACagaaatgaaagaagaaaagatgCTCCTTCTTTAGAACCTTCGGTCCAGTACATTAAGATTCTTGAGCCCAAGAAAGCACAGAATTTATCAATTCTTTTACGTGCTCTGAATGTGAGCACAACAGAAGTTACCGACGCCCTTAATGAAGGTGagtctctttctctctctctctctgtgtgtgtgtgtgtgtgtttctCTAGGCGATGACAATGAGGGGCATGCTAGTTTAATCTCAATCATAAAAGAATTGTGGCCAATAATGATACTTTAACTCCAATCAAGTagattttccttaaaaaattgTACTTATTTGATGATtacttttctattttatatgacATGTTCATGATATGATTTTCTAAGCCAATTTCATAGAATAACCTCACACTAAGAAAGCTCTTACTTAAAGTTAGTTAGTAACCAGTAGGGCTTAACTTACTAATATATATTGTTCATTTGACATTTGTACGtttatgatataaaaaaatagtcattttgtttttattttatctgtATTAAGGACATGATAAACTCTTATTCTGATGATTGTTTGGTGACTGTGATGTAGCTTTTTTCATAGATTGCACATACAACAATAAAGGCATTTTTAAGATTCTTTCGATTACGATTCTGCTTCATCCATTTTCACATTCAAAATTCTAAGGCGATATATGTTTTTCAgcatttctcttatattaacaTTTCCATATAACTACATCAAAGTGATTTACTTGCAATATGTTGATTCAACCAGGTAATGAGATTCCTGTTGAGCTCATCCAAACAGTATTGAAGATGTGGCCAACAATGGATGAGGAATCAAAGCTAAAGTTATACACAGGCGACGTTTCTCAACTTGGCCCTGCAGAGAGGTTTCTCAAGGCCTTGGTTGATATTCCACTAGCTTTCAAACGTTTTGAGTCTCTACTATTCATGTTTACACTTCCAGAAGAGGCTTCAAACATTAAGGAATGCTTTACAACATTAGAGGTAAGAATTGGATTCATGGACCTTTACAACATTATAGCTATATTACGGTTCTTGGCTATGAGTAAAAATGAAAGGATTATAAGAGAAACGAATTTAGATTCTCTCATACGATGTGATAGAGAAAAAAGACCCAAAACAAATATAATGGGAAACATTATTATTTGTGATAATCTATTAGATTTGCTTGTGTCGAAACAGGTCCAAGTTTTATATAAAGAACTGCGACCACACCAGTCATATTTGACCGCAATTTCTGCACCATCAAAGGCCATGTGACAACGATTTAAAACCTTCGTGTCAAGTTTTGCCTTTTACCCTCCTGCTTATACTATTACAAATTGGAATGATATTTATGCATTCAAGACATATGATTAGTGGTTAGTTACCTCAAAAAATAGAACATATTAATAGTATAACATGTTTGCTATTGTTGTATCTCATTTTAATGGCAGATTTCTTGCAACGAACTAAGAAAAAGCAGGCTCTTCCAAAAGCTATTAGAAGCAGTTCTAAAGACAGGAAACCGATTGAACGATGGCACCTATCGTGGTGGGGCTCAAGCATTTAAGCTTGACACACTTTTGAAACTTGCAGATGTAAAAGGAACAGACGGCAAGACCACACTGTTACACTTTGTGGTTCAAGAGATCATACGTTCCGAGGGCATAAGAGCTGTAAGAACAGAAAAAGAAAGCCCAAGCCATTCTAGTATGAAAACCGAGGATTCCATTGATGATTCAAATAGGCAATCAGAAGAGCACTACCGCAGCCTTGGCCTTCAAGTAGTTTCAGGTCTAAGCACCGAACTAGAAGATGTGAAAAAGGCAGCACT
Coding sequences within it:
- the LOC123899622 gene encoding formin-like protein 3; this encodes MNLLKGTRQMTKPSYLVVYVILLCALAKGGSEGKRWKNEDFYRYYLGIKAEQMWKHCRNEMIERNYDIEFDLHLLDEMGEKRSKFLPPNVKQHFLDCILNRNFPIPASEQEGYSLKKHYESLFGLSDGHRYFLSELQHNQTPPSPDSVPSSGSSPKPKGQVAAQVNLTPPAPGLPYDDFLLTPPFAPPPPSRATLDDEKQRKSIIIAGVASGIIILIGLFLCYREVKKRKIFARDDRPLLILSDFSGGSSQKSTAFENSDMREHGINYGTNPSTVRNLPIKHEVNNGSLNEITLSDDKGQVPVSQLQHPPGRSAPEAPPTPPPPPPALAPQPRTRTPPPPKMSQAPPAPPKPMAGRNQKSPLGPHRRTSDDSDAPKPKLKPFFWDKVSANPDQAMVWHEIRAGSFQFSEEKIESLFGCPNQNRNERRKDAPSLEPSVQYIKILEPKKAQNLSILLRALNVSTTEVTDALNEGNEIPVELIQTVLKMWPTMDEESKLKLYTGDVSQLGPAERFLKALVDIPLAFKRFESLLFMFTLPEEASNIKECFTTLEISCNELRKSRLFQKLLEAVLKTGNRLNDGTYRGGAQAFKLDTLLKLADVKGTDGKTTLLHFVVQEIIRSEGIRAVRTEKESPSHSSMKTEDSIDDSNRQSEEHYRSLGLQVVSGLSTELEDVKKAALIDGDALTAAVLKLDHRLAKTEDLLNNDLKNLEEESEFQYSLADFVEKSKEEVKWLTGEEKRIMAEVKNTADYFHGNAGKDEGLRLFVIVRDFLLMLDKVCKEVKVSTKTVAIKDLSSCKKEASSMSSSPDTQQPSPSDMHRRLFPAIAERRMHDSSSDDDDDDNERLPT